One Microcebus murinus isolate Inina chromosome 7, M.murinus_Inina_mat1.0, whole genome shotgun sequence genomic region harbors:
- the BNC1 gene encoding zinc finger protein basonuclin-1 isoform X1, with product MRRRPPSRGGRGAARAGRTRREPWHRSGRRMAEAIGCTLDCSCQSFKPGKINHRQCEQCKHGWVAHALSKLRIPAVYPTSQVEIVQSNVVFDISSLMLYGTQAIPVRLKILLDRLFSVLKQDEVLQILHALDWTLQDYIRGYVLQDASGKVLDHWSIMTTEEEVATLQQFLRFGETKSIVELMAIQEKEEQSIIIPPSTTNVDIRAFIESCTHRSSSLPTPVDKGNPSSIHPFENFISNMTFMLPFQFFNPLPPLIGSLPDQYMLEQGQDQSQDPKQEIHGPFPDSSFLTSTPFQVDKDQCLNCPDAVTKKEDNTHLSDSSSYNIVAKLERTRLSPEAKVKPERNSLSTKKGRVFCTACEKTFYDKGTLKIHYNAVHLKIKHKCTIEGCNMVFSSLRSRNRHSANPNPRLHMPMNRNNRDKDLRNSLNLASSENYKRPGFTVTSPDCRPLPSYPGSGEDSRSQPAFPNIVQNGVLFPNLKTVQPVLPFYRSPATPAELANTPGMLPSLPLLSSSIPEQLVSNEMTFDALPKKKSRKSSMPIKIEKEAVEIAEKRHSLSSDEDLPLQVVSEDEPEACSPQSDRAFEEQHMQSGNLGKPLPEEERPCHLESVIESSRAISRTPEQTTHNSERGTEQMPALIMVPREVEDGGLEHHFSPGIEPRVPFSDYMELQQRLLAGGLFGALSNRGMAFPCLEESKELEHMGQHALMRQKEENHFQCDICKKTFKNACSVKMHHKNIHAKETHACTVEGCNATFPSRRSRDRHSSNLNLHQKALTQEALESSGDHFRAAYLLKDVAKEAYQDVAFTQQASQTSVIFKGTSRMGSLVYPITQVHGASLENYSSGPLSEGTILDLSTTSSMKSESSSHSSWDSDGASEEGTVLMDDSDGNCEGPSLVPGEDEYPICVLMEKADQSLASLHSGLPITCHLCRKTYSNKGTFRAHYKTVHLRQLHKCKVPGCNTMFSSVRSRNRHSQNPNLHKSLVLSPAHPQ from the exons CTCTAAGTAAGCTGAGGATCCCTGCTGTGTATCCAACAAGCCAGGTAGAGATTGTCCAGTCCAATGTGGTGTTTGATATTAGCAGCCTCATGCTCTATGGGACCCAGGCCATCCCTGTTCGCCTGAAAATCCTACTTGACCGACTCTTCAGTGTATTGAAGCAAGATGAGGTTCTCCAGATCCTCCATGCCTTGGACTGGACCCTTCAGGATTACATCCGTGGATATGTGCTACAG GATGCATCAGGAAAAGTGCTGGATCACTGGAGCATCATGACCACTGAGGAGGAAGTGGCCACCTTGCAACAGTTTCTTCGTTTTGGAGAGACCAAGTCCATAGTTGAACTCATGGCAATtcaagagaaagaagagcaatcCATCATCATACCACCTTCTACAACAAATGTAGATATCAGGGCTTTCATCGAGAGCTGCACCCACAGGAGTTCTAGTCTCCCCACTCCTGTGGACAAAGGAAACCCCAGCAGTATACACCCCTTTGAGAACTTCATAAGCAACATGACTTTCATGCTGCCTTTCCAGTTCTTCAACCCTCTGCCTCCACTGATAGGGTCACTGCCTGATCAATATATGCTGGAGCAGGGTCAGGACCAAAGTCAGGACCCCAAACAGGAAATCCATGGGCCCTTCCCTGATAGCAGTTTCTTAACTTCCACACCATTTCAGGTTGACAAAGATCAGTGTTTAAACTGCCCAGATGCTGTTACTAAAAAAGAAGACAATACCCATTTAAGTGACTCCAGCTCATACAACATTGTGGCTAAGCTTGAAAGGACACGGTTGTCCCCTGAGGCCAAGGTGAAGCCTGAGAGGAATAGCCTCAGCACAAAGAAGGGCCGGGTGTTCTGCACTGCATGTGAGAAGACCTTCTATGACAAAGGCACCCTCAAGATCCACTACAACGCTGTCCACCTGAAGATCAAGCATAAGTGCACCATCGAAGGGTGTAACATGGTGTTCAGCTCCCTAAGGAGCCGGAACCGCCACAGTGCCAACCCCAACCCTCGGCTGCACATGCCAATGAACAGAAATAACCGAGACAAAGATCTCAGGAACAGCCTGAACCTGGCAAGCTCTGAGAACTACAAGCGCCCAGGTTTCACGGTGACATCACCGGACTGTAGGCCTCTTCCCAGCTACCCTGGGTCAGGGGAGGATTCCAGAAGCCAGCCTGCTTTCCCAAACATTGTCCAGAATGGTGTGCTCTTTCCCAACCTGAAGACAGTCCAGCCAGTCCTTCCTTTCTACCGCAGTCCAGCCACGCCCGCTGAGCTGGCAAACACACCTGGGATGctgccttctcttcctctgttGTCCTCTTCAATCCCAGAACAGCTGGTTTCAAACGAAATGACATTCGATGCCCTTCCCAAGAAGAAATCCCGGAAGTCCAGTATGCCTATCAAAATAGAGAAGGAAGCTGTGGAAATAGCTGAGAAGAGGCACAGCCTCAGCTCAGATGAAGACCTGCCCCTGCAGGTGGTCAGTGAAGATGAGCCGGAGGCCTGCAGCCCTCAGTCAGACAGAGCATTTGAGGAGCAGCACATGCAGTCAGGAAACTTAGGGAAGCCTCTTCCTGAAGAAGAGAGGCCCTGCCATCTTGAATCAGTGATTGAGTCCAGTAGAGCCATCAGCCGAACCCCTGAGCAGACCACACACAACTCAGAGAGAGGGACTGAACAGATGCCGGCATTGATCATGGTGCCAAGAGAGGTGGAGGATGGTGGCCTTGAACATCACTTTTCACCTGGGATAGAGCCCCGAGTTCCTTTTTCTGACTACATGGAACTGCAGCAACGCCTGCTGGCTGGAGGACTCTTCGGTGCTTTGTCCAACAGGGGAATGGCTTTTCCTTGTCTCGAAGAGTCTAAAGAACTGGAGCACATGGGTCAGCATGCATTAatgaggcagaaggaagaaaatcactTCCAGTGTGACATCTGCAAGAAGACCTTTAAAAATGCTTGCAGTGTGAAAATGCACCACAAGAATATACATGCCAAAGAAACGCACGCATGCACGGTGGAGGGCTGCAATGCCACCTTCCCTTCCCGCAGGAGCAGAGACAG ACATAGTTCAAACCTAAACCTCCACCAAAAAGCTTTGACCCAAGAGGCACTGGAGAGCAGTGGAGACCATTTCCGTGCAGCTTACCTTCTGAAAGATGTGGCTAAGGAGGCCTATCAGGATGTGGCTTTCACACAGCAAGCCTCCCAGACATCTGTCATCTTCAAGGGAACGAGTCGAATGGGCAGTCTGGTTTACCCAATAACCCAGGTCCACGGTGCCAGCCTGGAGAACTACAGCTCTGGCCCCCTGAGTGAGGGAACCATCCTGGATTTGAGCACTACCTCGAGCATGAAGTCGGAGAGCAGCAGCCATTCCTCCTGGGACTCTGACGGGGCTAGTGAGGAGGGCACCGTGCTCATGGATGACAGCGATGGGAACTGTGAAGGGCCGAGCCTTGTCCCTGGGGAGGACGAGTACCCCATCTGTGTGCTGATGGAGAAGGCCGACCAGAGCCTCGCCAGCCTGCACTCTGGCTTGCCCATAACCTGTCACCTCTGCCGAAAGACATACAGTAACAAAGGGACCTTTAGGGCCCACTACAAAACAGTGCACCTCCGCCAGCTCCACAAATGCAAAGTGCCGGGCTGCAACACCATGTTTTCATCTGTTCGCAGTCGAAACAGACACAGCCAGAATCCCAACCTGCACAAAAGCCTGGTCTTGTCTCCCGCTCACCCCCAGTAA
- the BNC1 gene encoding zinc finger protein basonuclin-1 isoform X2, which translates to MRCRNMLSSFKASLCGCGAATGLSLTAIGCTLDCSCQSFKPGKINHRQCEQCKHGWVAHALSKLRIPAVYPTSQVEIVQSNVVFDISSLMLYGTQAIPVRLKILLDRLFSVLKQDEVLQILHALDWTLQDYIRGYVLQDASGKVLDHWSIMTTEEEVATLQQFLRFGETKSIVELMAIQEKEEQSIIIPPSTTNVDIRAFIESCTHRSSSLPTPVDKGNPSSIHPFENFISNMTFMLPFQFFNPLPPLIGSLPDQYMLEQGQDQSQDPKQEIHGPFPDSSFLTSTPFQVDKDQCLNCPDAVTKKEDNTHLSDSSSYNIVAKLERTRLSPEAKVKPERNSLSTKKGRVFCTACEKTFYDKGTLKIHYNAVHLKIKHKCTIEGCNMVFSSLRSRNRHSANPNPRLHMPMNRNNRDKDLRNSLNLASSENYKRPGFTVTSPDCRPLPSYPGSGEDSRSQPAFPNIVQNGVLFPNLKTVQPVLPFYRSPATPAELANTPGMLPSLPLLSSSIPEQLVSNEMTFDALPKKKSRKSSMPIKIEKEAVEIAEKRHSLSSDEDLPLQVVSEDEPEACSPQSDRAFEEQHMQSGNLGKPLPEEERPCHLESVIESSRAISRTPEQTTHNSERGTEQMPALIMVPREVEDGGLEHHFSPGIEPRVPFSDYMELQQRLLAGGLFGALSNRGMAFPCLEESKELEHMGQHALMRQKEENHFQCDICKKTFKNACSVKMHHKNIHAKETHACTVEGCNATFPSRRSRDRHSSNLNLHQKALTQEALESSGDHFRAAYLLKDVAKEAYQDVAFTQQASQTSVIFKGTSRMGSLVYPITQVHGASLENYSSGPLSEGTILDLSTTSSMKSESSSHSSWDSDGASEEGTVLMDDSDGNCEGPSLVPGEDEYPICVLMEKADQSLASLHSGLPITCHLCRKTYSNKGTFRAHYKTVHLRQLHKCKVPGCNTMFSSVRSRNRHSQNPNLHKSLVLSPAHPQ; encoded by the exons CTCTAAGTAAGCTGAGGATCCCTGCTGTGTATCCAACAAGCCAGGTAGAGATTGTCCAGTCCAATGTGGTGTTTGATATTAGCAGCCTCATGCTCTATGGGACCCAGGCCATCCCTGTTCGCCTGAAAATCCTACTTGACCGACTCTTCAGTGTATTGAAGCAAGATGAGGTTCTCCAGATCCTCCATGCCTTGGACTGGACCCTTCAGGATTACATCCGTGGATATGTGCTACAG GATGCATCAGGAAAAGTGCTGGATCACTGGAGCATCATGACCACTGAGGAGGAAGTGGCCACCTTGCAACAGTTTCTTCGTTTTGGAGAGACCAAGTCCATAGTTGAACTCATGGCAATtcaagagaaagaagagcaatcCATCATCATACCACCTTCTACAACAAATGTAGATATCAGGGCTTTCATCGAGAGCTGCACCCACAGGAGTTCTAGTCTCCCCACTCCTGTGGACAAAGGAAACCCCAGCAGTATACACCCCTTTGAGAACTTCATAAGCAACATGACTTTCATGCTGCCTTTCCAGTTCTTCAACCCTCTGCCTCCACTGATAGGGTCACTGCCTGATCAATATATGCTGGAGCAGGGTCAGGACCAAAGTCAGGACCCCAAACAGGAAATCCATGGGCCCTTCCCTGATAGCAGTTTCTTAACTTCCACACCATTTCAGGTTGACAAAGATCAGTGTTTAAACTGCCCAGATGCTGTTACTAAAAAAGAAGACAATACCCATTTAAGTGACTCCAGCTCATACAACATTGTGGCTAAGCTTGAAAGGACACGGTTGTCCCCTGAGGCCAAGGTGAAGCCTGAGAGGAATAGCCTCAGCACAAAGAAGGGCCGGGTGTTCTGCACTGCATGTGAGAAGACCTTCTATGACAAAGGCACCCTCAAGATCCACTACAACGCTGTCCACCTGAAGATCAAGCATAAGTGCACCATCGAAGGGTGTAACATGGTGTTCAGCTCCCTAAGGAGCCGGAACCGCCACAGTGCCAACCCCAACCCTCGGCTGCACATGCCAATGAACAGAAATAACCGAGACAAAGATCTCAGGAACAGCCTGAACCTGGCAAGCTCTGAGAACTACAAGCGCCCAGGTTTCACGGTGACATCACCGGACTGTAGGCCTCTTCCCAGCTACCCTGGGTCAGGGGAGGATTCCAGAAGCCAGCCTGCTTTCCCAAACATTGTCCAGAATGGTGTGCTCTTTCCCAACCTGAAGACAGTCCAGCCAGTCCTTCCTTTCTACCGCAGTCCAGCCACGCCCGCTGAGCTGGCAAACACACCTGGGATGctgccttctcttcctctgttGTCCTCTTCAATCCCAGAACAGCTGGTTTCAAACGAAATGACATTCGATGCCCTTCCCAAGAAGAAATCCCGGAAGTCCAGTATGCCTATCAAAATAGAGAAGGAAGCTGTGGAAATAGCTGAGAAGAGGCACAGCCTCAGCTCAGATGAAGACCTGCCCCTGCAGGTGGTCAGTGAAGATGAGCCGGAGGCCTGCAGCCCTCAGTCAGACAGAGCATTTGAGGAGCAGCACATGCAGTCAGGAAACTTAGGGAAGCCTCTTCCTGAAGAAGAGAGGCCCTGCCATCTTGAATCAGTGATTGAGTCCAGTAGAGCCATCAGCCGAACCCCTGAGCAGACCACACACAACTCAGAGAGAGGGACTGAACAGATGCCGGCATTGATCATGGTGCCAAGAGAGGTGGAGGATGGTGGCCTTGAACATCACTTTTCACCTGGGATAGAGCCCCGAGTTCCTTTTTCTGACTACATGGAACTGCAGCAACGCCTGCTGGCTGGAGGACTCTTCGGTGCTTTGTCCAACAGGGGAATGGCTTTTCCTTGTCTCGAAGAGTCTAAAGAACTGGAGCACATGGGTCAGCATGCATTAatgaggcagaaggaagaaaatcactTCCAGTGTGACATCTGCAAGAAGACCTTTAAAAATGCTTGCAGTGTGAAAATGCACCACAAGAATATACATGCCAAAGAAACGCACGCATGCACGGTGGAGGGCTGCAATGCCACCTTCCCTTCCCGCAGGAGCAGAGACAG ACATAGTTCAAACCTAAACCTCCACCAAAAAGCTTTGACCCAAGAGGCACTGGAGAGCAGTGGAGACCATTTCCGTGCAGCTTACCTTCTGAAAGATGTGGCTAAGGAGGCCTATCAGGATGTGGCTTTCACACAGCAAGCCTCCCAGACATCTGTCATCTTCAAGGGAACGAGTCGAATGGGCAGTCTGGTTTACCCAATAACCCAGGTCCACGGTGCCAGCCTGGAGAACTACAGCTCTGGCCCCCTGAGTGAGGGAACCATCCTGGATTTGAGCACTACCTCGAGCATGAAGTCGGAGAGCAGCAGCCATTCCTCCTGGGACTCTGACGGGGCTAGTGAGGAGGGCACCGTGCTCATGGATGACAGCGATGGGAACTGTGAAGGGCCGAGCCTTGTCCCTGGGGAGGACGAGTACCCCATCTGTGTGCTGATGGAGAAGGCCGACCAGAGCCTCGCCAGCCTGCACTCTGGCTTGCCCATAACCTGTCACCTCTGCCGAAAGACATACAGTAACAAAGGGACCTTTAGGGCCCACTACAAAACAGTGCACCTCCGCCAGCTCCACAAATGCAAAGTGCCGGGCTGCAACACCATGTTTTCATCTGTTCGCAGTCGAAACAGACACAGCCAGAATCCCAACCTGCACAAAAGCCTGGTCTTGTCTCCCGCTCACCCCCAGTAA